Below is a window of Pseudodesulfovibrio sp. 5S69 DNA.
CCGGATTGTAGAGCCTGAATTCGATTTCGCCCTCGTTTTCGCGCACGTACATGCGCACTTCGGGGTGCTGCAGGGAGGGGGTGTAGTAGACGCCGCGTTCGTCTTTCATGGCGGTTCTCCTAGGCTTGGAAGTTGAAGCGGACCGTATCGCCCGTGTCGTAGACCTTGACGTTCATGGCGCCGAGCAGGACGCGCAGGGGCCGGCCGAAGAGGAAGTCGTTCAGCTCGGCGGGCATGCCGGATCTCTGCGGGACCAGGCGGCGCATCTCCATGTCGTAGACGACCATCTCCTTGAGCGCCTCCCCGGCCTCGCGGTCGCCCTCGCGAGCCGCCTTGGCCAGCTCCTCCATGCGCGCGGGAGCGCAACGCCGGTCGTGCTCGGCCATGAGTTCGAGCAGGGGGTGCCCCTCGGGCAGCAGGTCGGCGCGGGTCAGGCGGTCCTTCCCGTACATGGCCTGGAGCGGCGCGGTGTCCGCGCAGAACAGGACCTCGCACTCGATGGGGCG
It encodes the following:
- a CDS encoding YkgJ family cysteine cluster protein, encoding MQDLPLIQDGTIPLADIVTLRAGEWVFDQPAQQVLPLTAEMLKIKGRDGAWTCLYLSPESNLCAVYANRPIECEVLFCADTAPLQAMYGKDRLTRADLLPEGHPLLELMAEHDRRCAPARMEELAKAAREGDREAGEALKEMVVYDMEMRRLVPQRSGMPAELNDFLFGRPLRVLLGAMNVKVYDTGDTVRFNFQA